Within the Rosa rugosa chromosome 2, drRosRugo1.1, whole genome shotgun sequence genome, the region AATACTGTTTCAGGTACTGGGCATTGGCAGTGCCAGCTTATGCAATGATGACTGTTGTATTAGCATTAGTATTTTACTGTGGCCTCAACTTCATGTCCACCCCTCCCCCATCTTCCTTATATACGGTATATGGTGAGTGATTTTGTCTTCCTTATTTGATTAAAGTTTTGGGTGTTTCTTTCAGGCTTTCAGCTGATTTGATTCACTTATGCAGATGAATTTAGTAGAGATCCTGTAAGCTCTGCTCGAATTGCCAATGATGATCAACCCATTGAACCCATATCTGATATCAGTATTGACAGAATCAATCGTTCCATGTTTAAATAACACAAAGCTCTTTCGGCATGGCTGATTTTTATCCAACTGAACCTTTTTCCTCAAAGAATGGCATTGAGTCTTCAAATTAATTAATAGTAGCAAAGAGAGCAAGAGGCATTATCAGAACGAGGGCAAGAAGCATTATCAGAGATGTAAAGAGGGCTAGAAGCATTATCAGCAATACAAAGAGGGGAAGCACTAACAGTAATACAAGAGATAGGGCAACAAACATCATTGGCAATACAAAGACGGGAACACGCATTATCAGTAACGGGCTATCTGAACCGCAATTCATTTGTATGTAAGCTTGCATCTTGCTGTGTTGAGAAGGCATTAATGATCATTGATCACTATAGGAGTTTTGACTCATTCTTGAAGATCCTATTACATTAATTCTTCCCTCCCAGAGAACatgataatctttttttttttttttttgaaaaggagaACATGATAATCTTAAAATGAGAGTTTCTGTAAATCAGAGGTAcaatattttgtttaattggTATTTGTAGTGGACAGGTTGGAAAGCTATCGCTTTGATCACAATGGGAATCAAACCAGACTTATTATGCATTCCTCCCATGCACCCAACCAAATGACCTATGCTAGTTGAGCTAAATGCTCACACACAAAAGGCGAGTGATATTTCCGTGATGAGATCATACATTCGCAAATAACTTGTAAGAACTGGCATCCAGGCTAATTTGTCTTACAGCTGCAATCGCTGCTAAAACCCCCATGACTGAAAAAACCACAGCAATGGTGGTGTTCAACCAGAAAACAAGGCTTCGTTTTGATGGCTTAAAGGTCAAGTTGAAGAAGACAACAGGCAAGATGAAGTCGAGGGGCATGAAACCAAAAGCCCCAATAACTGCATTGATGTCTCCAAAAAATGGAAGCATTGCTGCTACGGTTGTTGCTGTGATGACAGATAGTGACCGAGAGATCACCCTTGGGATCACATTTCGAGCTGAAAATTCTTTCCTTGTTGGGTCTGCAAATGCTCTCTCTAGTACTTCATTTGTGGGCTGCAGATAAACCTGCGTAACAAATTAACAGTGTGTGTTATTTTAGTGTGTGGTTAACTACATAATTGGAAATGAAAAGAGATTTTCAGATGGTGCTGGTTGATTGCTTACCACACCAACAGCGGAAAGTTGGAATATGGTGAAAATGTTCGTCATGAAAATGAACCACTTCGGCACCAAAGGGTCCAAAGGGTTGCCATCGGACAAGAAGTTGCTAAGGATGAGGCCTTCAGATTGGTTACCAAATGCCCAATAGCCAGATATCGCAACGCTGAAGAAAGTCATTGTGACTATTGTGTAACAAACACACAATCCCTTGAACATCTTTCCCTTCACTGGTGCTGCGAGTGTTGCCTATATACAGAAAATAATAGTTCAACAATTAGTTCCCAAAAACAGCAAGAACAATTAGTAAAGTTTGTTCAAGTGTTTTTACGTTGCCAAAAGCGTTTTCAGACAACTAAAAGGGACGTGTGCAAGAAATGCTCCGGGGTTTTAGTGAATCTTTTGTAGTAGGTGCATgacaaaactttgattaaattgTTAGTCAAGGAAAATTGGAGTACTTCAGACCTGAATTTCTGGAATGATACCATTGCCGTATGTCGTAGCAATGATGGCATTGGCATTAAAGATCCCAAAAATCTGATTCTCGGTGTTGCCCTTCAAAGAATAGTCCTTGGGTGGCCCTTTTGAAGAATTTCCTGAGAAATTTATTCAAGCTTGTTGGGTGAATGAAGTCAAATATTTATGTTTAGACTTTAGAGCAGTGTGTGCGCTGTTTAGGAAGATTGGATTTACCAATATAGATGCAAGCAGCAGTAGCACAAACACTATAGGCTAGGCAAAGGATCATGGAGACAAGGTTGATGTGCCTTAGTGAGTGAAAAGATGGGATTTGTGCCAAAATCAGCATGAAGCATCCAAATATGATCACAAACTCATACAGTTTCATGCTCCCATTTGGGTTTGTCAGCATGTAAACTGCCTGCAAAAGAAaatcatgaattaaaaaaaaaaaaaaaacaacagcaATCCAAAGGAATGAAATACTCTCGTTAAGATcgatatataaaaataaattatgtgATTACCTTCATGCATTGCCCTCCCAAAAGAGTACAAGCCACAACAGCACCATAGCATACCATAAACTGAATTGGCCCAACGAAATAGCGACCCCATTTGGGTCCTGTAGAGTCCGATTTGTTAATAAGTTGGCAACTTATAATATAAGAAGAGACAGAAGTTCTAGGAAATTCTCAAAAGTTCATATACTATATTTTTCTTGTTTGATCATATATATTTTCTAGCTATTGGAGTATTGGTATTAGTGTAGTGGTAGTTTTCTCAAAATGTTCATTTTATGATGTTACAAGAAACTAGATTGTTTTGGGCTTGTATCGTCAATGTACTATCACTTATTCTAAAACAGAAAGCAAACCAAAAGCAGGCTAGGAAAGAAAATTATACAGCTGAAGACATCAGTGGCCAACTTCGAAAGAATTTAGATGGCAACTCTTTTAGAGGTTACACGGACAAAAAAAGAGTTGACGAAGGCCCTTCAAAATTAAAGATGTTCATTCTTTATATCAAAGGCCCTTCAAGTTAATGGCAGACAGTTAAagccacaatttttttttctttagttgACAAATGACAACTACCTAACATCCTAAAGATTAAGTGACAGTGATAACAAATTTGTTGAACCTTTTTTTCACAGGTTTTTAGAGTTGCAAAGTTCTAGCAAAACATGCTATATTTCGAGTTCAAGACACAATTTCTGCATatggatatggggaagaaatgcTTGGTAACTAAAGCTAACCATCCACATAGATTCCTAGCCGGCCTTTATAAGTAACCAAGTATTCGATCTACATATGCAAACTATTACAATTTTTAGTTCAAGAATATTGTTGGGACTCCCTTTACCTTTCCTCATGTGTCTAATTCCTGTTATCCTGATGAATCTTCTTCCACTAATTTTATTCCTAATGAATAGGTGCTTGATAAATTGTAAGTATTGGCCCTTCCACTAGTTCaaatgtgagagagagaaagtgattGAATATGCACCTCCACTTAAAATTGGCTTaagctttatttattttttttatttttattttttgaaaaaaaagagCATGTGCGACTACTCTCAAGTCTTGACTAATGAAACTACAGAGAACATAGAGTCTGaacccaaattacaataagcattaaGAGAACGTCCTGcaataataacaagagtctccactaaatatatgtattctaccatgcaccaattagcaaatagTATTTTACTGGCTACTCCATCTTCTTTGATATAACAGTAACGTACATAAAGAAAAGATAACTTGACCATGAAGCATCATTATAAAAGAAAcactttcctactatgttgctgcACAAGAAAAAATCCAGCAACACTacatttcatcctgccactaagAGGTTGCAACCATTTCATAATGACATGCAGCCTCGCTAGGTCAAACAAGGCATACTGAGttctaacatgcaccaattagcaaatagTGTTTTACTGGCTACTCCATCTTCTTTGATATAACAGTAACGTACATAAAGAAAAGATAACTTGACCATGAAGCATCATTATAAAAGAAACACTTTCCTGCTATGTTGCTGCACAAGAAAAAATCCAGCAACACTacatttcatcctgccactaagAGGTTGCAACCATTTCATAATGACATGCAGCCTCGCTAGGTCAAACAAGGCATACTGAGTATGCAGACCTGAAAAAAGCCCACCTCTCCCTACCAAATGTTGATAGAGACTTATTAAGCACTAAACAACTAAACCCTAAGAAGGTACTaaaactgaaaaataaaaaaaactacagCGCAATCTGGACCTAAAGTAAAACAGGCCTAAGGTCCTTCCAAGAGAGCAAGCCAACACACCAGCCCACCCTTGTACAACCATTGTCGTTGCACCACCTCTCCCAACAGACCGCCACCACCACGATCGAAGCCTTATCACCAAATCACCACCAGCATCATGCACATCCCCCCTAAACTAGATCCAGTTTGAACTAGCACGCACCATCGAGCTGAGTTTGCCCGTCCCCAGGCAACTACCAGATCGAACCAGAATGGAAGCCgtatccaatccaatccaatcggTGTCCGCCTAAAGAGTGGCAAAACCCCGCTATGCTTGCTACCAACAGATCCTCCAAACCAGATTGGTCTAGGCACCCCCACCATGATGTCCCCATTCGGCTCTGCCATCCAACTTCGACAAGGCGACGCCATTCGGATCCTCCTCCATGTCCAGTCAAGCCCCGTGAACTCCTCGCCAACCACTGCAATTGTCCTAAAACCAGTCTTGTCTGAAACCATGAACTTATCGACCCTAGACTTGACGCCACCATTAGCCGATGAATGGCGACATGAAGCCAACTCATCCGACAAAGACGTCCATAAGACACGCCGTTGGATGAGTGAAAAGAAATTTAGAAAACCCTCATTTGCGGCTAGGGTTTTTCATAGAGATCTCGAGACCAATTTAAATGGGTTTTTGTTCATTTACCCCAATTCTAGGGAtctttttcccacttaccccattaagtttttttaattccctcttacccaaaacactctaaggatgTCTTCCCTAATaacccattaagtttttttgtttattttttagactattttaccctcaccatTTTGTtacatatatagagagagagtgtgtgtggaagagagagaaaccataggagacttcgccggactcTCGTCACCGGCCGCTTGAGTCCAATCATCTGCCACCAAATTTCGGTCACCGACTGCAGGAATCCGGTCATCGACCGCCACTCATCAGACTTCTCTAAAAACCTCAccagaggtccccaaagaggtcgtcggagttCTCATAGGTcgccctcaatagacgtctattgcccaccccccccccctcccaaaataaaactttcagtcgccagaataGGAACTAAATcttcctaaatttagacaaataaattttgattgaagaaaaaaatgaggagattacatcaattcaaaacgtcaattgcctcccaatagacgtgtattgtcccccaatagctagaactttcagtcgccggaatgggaactaatatccctaaatttagacaaataaacttttattcaagaaaaaaaaaacgaggatattacatcaattcaaaacgtctatttccccccaatagCCCTTTATTACCTCCCggtaaaacttttttttttcccttccttcTGGTCTTCTGCCctcattttacccaaaaaaaaaaaaaaaaaaaccaggtCGACCGATTCAAAGTTCTTCCATCTGTTTGCTTTGCATCACTTAAAAGCTCAGATTAGCTACGAGGGAGCTTCGGAGGTGTGATTTATGGACACTAATAACATTCAATTTCGCAAGCAACTCCAAAATTCAAGTTTCTAGTCACAATTGATTCACAAACACACATATCTAAACAACAATTCGAATCAAATGTACGCGCAATCTCAGATCTGAACAACGATCAACAATCTTAGCACAAAAGTTACAGAGCTGACGAAAACGAAACAAAGCGAAAACGAGCATACGAACAGAGATTCATAGCCTCCAACCCCAAACACATTGCACCTGATTCATAGTCTGTCTTGTCCAATCCCATCCGACTTCAACGAAGATTCCGACGCTCCTCCCAATTATGCTTCACTCAATCGCTTTGCCTACAAATACGACGTCTGGATACCAAGCCCGCCTCCGTCTCCGACAGCCGATCCTCCCCGAAATGGGAGGCGACCCGACCCTGTTGCGGGCCAAGCCAGTGAACGTGGGGCGCTCCAAAAACATATAAGGAAAATACATCAATCTTAACTCTAACCGCGAGTCTCCTATAAACTCTCTATTTCTAAATTTCTAGAGAACCATTACTAACTGCCATCAATATTGGTCGATAGGACCTCGGCTTGGGTTAGATACACTATCAATCGCATCAATCCTTCCAAATAAGGATGTCGCAATGTCGTTTATGGCTGTGGTTGCATAGTTGGGCCTCCTTGTTGTGATGGTTGGGATGCCGGGGCAATTCTTGGTTGGCACGTTTTTCGTTTTagatcttctttctcttttgaaTTTGGGATGTTTCATAAAGGTGGCTCTTGGATGTGGTATGACATGCGTTATATGCTGGTTATTTGAAAAAAGGAAGTGATGGATTATCACTTCTAGttgatttttgaatttttcaATGAGCCTTGAATGACAATTTTCCTACTTTAGTTTTGTAATGAATGGTGCGCCAGCAATTATTCTTGTTCTTAGAGGTTGAGAGGTTTCCCTTTCAGTAACaaaatctattttttttttttttaagtgtaaCAAAATCTAATTAAATATGCTTCATTGTTTTAGTGAGCTTTACTAGCAAGTGCATGTTAGATTTAAGTAATAATTAGTTGCTTTACGTTAAGCTTATTTTCTAGaagatattttatttttttatacacACCATAATTGGTTTAGGCCAGGGAAGTCTTATGTTAAGCTTATTTTCTAGAaggtattttatttttttatacacACCAATTACCTGTTTAGGCAAGGGAAGTCGTCCatttatgaaaaataaaaattatgttGTAGGGTTGTTTGAATAAGCAAGCTAGCTTCATTATACTTTGTAATGTGCTTTATAAATCAAAGATATATTAGGCCTCCGCCGAGGGTTACTAGCCTTTAGCTAAACTAATTCTAACCTAATGTTGTTAGATCATATCTTAGAATCTAAGCTAGGCCAATCTTTATTAATTGGATGATGAAAATGACACTAGGAAAAATAGTCCCAGTATAACCAATATTGGTAGACTAGATAACTGATCGATGAAGTTGTATATTTAGCCTCTTGCGGTGGTAGACCAACCCTCCTTAATCTATCACAGTTATGAGGTGAGCTACCTTCGTATTGAGTGGTCATCCATTGATGCATTGTTACTACTTTGTACCAAAAGGGACATGTAAAACAAGTTCAAATTAATTTGGTAACTCTTAATATATAAGGGCAAAGTTATATTATCCTAATCaaactattctttttttttttcttaacatATATCGGGCACATCATTCTAATTAATGAATGAAAAGCATGGGCAGGATGATATCAGGAAAATGTCATATAGATGTGGGGTTTGTGCAGTGGTGGACGCAGGAATAAATACACACGGAATCAAAGATATGacatgttggtaagttataattccaacattgtaaaggtcatgggttCAATTTTCATTGACTATGTAAGGGTGGAGTGGGCTAAaggatttaaaaaaataaaaataaatacacacgaaacaaaaaacaattatgaataaaaaataaaacttacGAATGGcaatagaaaaagaagaagttacGGGAATAAAAGTGAAAAAGTAGTGAATTGCAggtgagaaaaataaaaatttgactGGGGGCCAGTGCCCCCCACTTGTTGTCTTTAATTACTGCATTTTATATTTACATagataaaagagaaagaaaagtacGTACCTAAAATGTCACGAGCCATGTCTCTGAAGCGAAGTTGGCGATGACCCAATTGAGCATAATGCTCGAGCACCAGAGAGATTAGGTTGTACGAGTAGAAAGTTACTAATGCTCCGATCACCAGACAAATAATTCCGCCCGTCCATCCGAGGAATGTGAAAGCGTACGGTAGACTTAGCAGAGGTGGAGCAACTATTGAAGTAGTCAAATGATAACCACAGTGCACCCATGATCCTACATTCAACAATTCAATTATTCAAACCtgactttcttcttcctctcttttgtTGTCTTCCACTTTTAAGTTGCATGTTTTGATTAATTAGTAGCTTCAATATTGAAAAACTTTGAATTAAAGTAATCCGTAATTTTGCGCATTTATAAGACATATATGGTTCATTCATTAAGTGCATTAATTGTGGACATTTCACTCTTGAGAATGCCATTATCTAA harbors:
- the LOC133731953 gene encoding GABA transporter 1-like, translating into MGTLAPNSIAAEAHDRNQDQVVDGNHAKVGQDDDEQQNQLDAGAKFVLKSKGSWVHCGYHLTTSIVAPPLLSLPYAFTFLGWTGGIICLVIGALVTFYSYNLISLVLEHYAQLGHRQLRFRDMARDILGPKWGRYFVGPIQFMVCYGAVVACTLLGGQCMKAVYMLTNPNGSMKLYEFVIIFGCFMLILAQIPSFHSLRHINLVSMILCLAYSVCATAACIYIGNSSKGPPKDYSLKGNTENQIFGIFNANAIIATTYGNGIIPEIQATLAAPVKGKMFKGLCVCYTIVTMTFFSVAISGYWAFGNQSEGLILSNFLSDGNPLDPLVPKWFIFMTNIFTIFQLSAVGVVYLQPTNEVLERAFADPTRKEFSARNVIPRVISRSLSVITATTVAAMLPFFGDINAVIGAFGFMPLDFILPVVFFNLTFKPSKRSLVFWLNTTIAVVFSVMGVLAAIAAVRQISLDASSYKLFANV